One Glycine soja cultivar W05 chromosome 2, ASM419377v2, whole genome shotgun sequence genomic region harbors:
- the LOC114394976 gene encoding probable polyamine transporter At3g13620, whose protein sequence is MGEEENPSCAESAPTTTATAITPKNVKKLTLIPLIFLIYFEVAGGPYGEEPAVQAAGPLLALLGFLIFPFIWSVPEALITAELTTALPGNGGFVLWAQRAFGPFCGSLMGTWKFLSGVINIASFPILCIEYVQKIFPIFNSGWPRHVAVLSSTLALSFLNYTGLTIVGYVAVLLAVVSLSPFILMSLIAIPKIKPNRWVSLGQKGVKKDWNLFFNTLFWNLNFWDNVSTLAGEVDEPQKTFPLALFVAVIFTCVSYLIPLFAVTGAVSVDQTEWETGFHAQAAEIIAGKWLKIWIEFGAVLSAIGLFEAQLSSSAYQILGMAEIGILPKFFGVRSKWFDTPWLGILISTIITIGVSYMDFTDIISSANFLYSLGMLLEFASFLWLRWKSPSIKRPYRVPLKLPLLVVMCLVPSGFLVLIMVIATKTVYLVSGVMTVAGIGFFLFIKLCKTRKWVEFEQEKDDDGFQRYVL, encoded by the coding sequence ATGGGCGAAGAAGAAAACCCTTCTTGTGCAGAATCTGCACCAACCACAACCGCAACCGCCATCACCCCAAAAAACGTTAAGAAACTAACCCTAATCCCTCTGATATTCCTCATCTACTTCGAGGTCGCGGGCGGGCCCTACGGCGAGGAGCCCGCAGTCCAAGCCGCGGGCCCCCTCCTCGCCCTCCTGGGCTTCCTCATCTTCCCCTTCATCTGGAGCGTCCCGGAAGCCCTAATAACCGCCGAGCTCACCACCGccctccccggcaacggcggcTTCGTCCTATGGGCCCAACGGGCCTTCGGCCCATTCTGCGGCTCCCTCATGGGCACTTGGAAGTTCCTCAGCGGCGTCATCAACATCGCATCTTTTCCCATCCTCTGCATCGAATACGTCCAGAAAATCTTCCCCATCTTCAACTCCGGTTGGCCCCGCCACGTGGCGGTTCTCTCTTCAACCCTCGCTCTTTCGTTCCTCAACTACACCGGTCTCACCATTGTCGGCTACGTCGCCGTTTTACTCGCCGTCGTTTCCCTCTCACCTTTCATACTAATGTCCCTCATCGCAATCCCGAAGATAAAACCTAATAGGTGGGTTAGTTTAGGTCAAAAGGGTGTGAAGAAAGATTGGAACTTGTTCTTCAACACGCTTTTCTGGAACTTGAATTTCTGGGACAACGTGAGTACTCTAGCAGGGGAAGTTGATGAACCGCAGAAGACTTTTCCTTTGGCTCTCTTTGTTGCTGTGATTTTCACTTGCGTGTCTTACTTGATACCATTATTTGCTGTCACTGGAGCGGTCTCGGTTGATCAAACCGAATGGGAAACCGGTTTCCACGCGCAGGCTGCGGAGATCATCGCGGGGAAATGGTTGAAAATATGGATTGAATTTGGCGCGGTTTTGTCCGCAATTGGACTTTTCGAGGCACAGTTGAGCAGCAGCGCATACCAGATTCTCGGCATGGCGGAGATCGGAATATTACCTAAGTTTTTCGGAGTTCGGTCTAAGTGGTTCGATACGCCGTGGCTGGGGATTTTGATTTCGACCATCATAACGATTGGTGTGTCGTACATGGACTTCACCGACATCATTTCCTCGGCGAATTTCTTGTACAGTTTGGGGATGTTGTTGGAGTTCGCCTCGTTTCTTTGGCTGAGGTGGAAATCTCCCTCCATTAAGAGGCCTTATCGTGTTCCGTTGAAGCTTCCACTTTTGGTGGTAATGTGTTTGGTTCCGTCTGGGTTTCTGGTTTTGATTATGGTTATTGCTACGAAAACTGTTTATTTGGTGAGTGGGGTTATGACCGTGGCTGGGATTGGgttttttttgttcataaaaCTCTGCAAGACGAGGAAGTGGGTGGAGTTTGAACAAGAGAAAGATGATGATGGCTTTCAAAGGTATGTGTTGTGA